The nucleotide sequence GCAGGAGGACATTATCGTGGCAAAGTCAATGAACCCTAGGTTCGTCGAGCAGTATCAAAAAAAGCTTACAACCCCTGAGCAGGCAATTCGTGAAATCCGACCAGGTCAGCGCATATTTATCGGTTCAAATTGCGCAGAACCGCTAGCACTGGTAGAGGCATTAACTCTTCGCGGAGATACTCTCGAGGATAATGAAATACTTCACATTCTCCGCCTTGGCGTTACCCCAAGCACTGAAGAGAAATTTGTCGACCGATTTCGTTCAAATGTATTCTTCATTGGGGCGAATTTAAGGAAAGCCGTTGCACGTGGCACAGCCGATTATACTCCGGTCTTTTTGTCCGAAATCCCTGCCCTTTTACGTTCCGGTCAGCTTCCGATAGATACAGCGTTAATCCAAGTATCGCCGCCTGATGAACACGGTTATTGCTCCTATGGTGTCTCTGTAGATATCGTAAAGGCAGCGGCTGAAAGCGCTCGTTTTGTTGTCGCGGAAGTAAACCCCCAAATGCCTCGCACCCTTGGAAACAGCTTCATTCATATTAACGAGATCGACCGATTTGTCGAGAGTAATCATCCTATTTTATCTGTTGTCCAGGAAAAAGCAGATGAGATTGCGATGAATATCGGCAAGAATATTGCTGACCTTATCGAAGATGGTTCTACTATACAAATGGGGATTGGCACAATCCCTGATGCAATCTTGCATTTTCTTGACGGAAAAGAAGACCTGGGAGTCCATACGGAAATGTTCTCCGACGGACTTTTAAAGGTCATCGAGAACGGGATTGTCACCTGCCGCAAGAAGACGCTCCATCCATATAAAGTTATCGCCTCATTTGCGATGGGCAGCCCTGAGCTTTATGCTTCAATCGATAATAATCCGTTCTTCGAATTCCACCCCACTGAATACACTAACGACCCGTTCATTATCGCTCAGAATGACAAGATGGTCGCGATTAACAGCGCGATTGAAGTAGATCTCACTGGACAGGTATGCGCAGATTCGATCGGCACCTATTTCTACAGTGGTATTGGTGGTCAAGTTGACTTTATTCGTGGCTCTGCTCGAAGCCGCGGTGGAAAGCCTGTTATTGCCCTTCCCTCCACTGCTAAAAACGGTGCTAAATCACGTATCGTCGCCTCTCTTAGTCCGGGCGCGGGAGTTGTAACGACTCGTGGTGACGTTCATTATGTTGTCACTGAATTCGGCATTGCCTATCTTCACGGCAAATCAATCCGCGAACGAGCTTTATCGCTTATCAACATTGCCCATCCTCAATTCCGCGAAGAGCTTTTAGACCAAGCGAAAGAGCTTCATTTTATCTACCAAGACCAACCAGAAGCTCCGTTGGTGACTCGTTATCCGAATGAGTTTATCACTAAGGATATACTTGAAGATGGCATTGAAGTTACTGTACGACCGGTGCGAGGCACTGATGAACCTTTGATGAAAGCTTTCTTCTACAAACTATCAAAAGAAACCGTTTATCGCCGTTTCCACGCTCAAATGAAGGCTATGCCTCATCGAGCGATGAAAGACATGATTGACGTCGACTACAAAGACCGTATGGCACTTAGCGCAACGGTAGGTGAACTAGGTAAGGAAGAAATTGTCGGTGTTGGCCGCTTCTACAGAAATCCTTCCAACAATTTCGCCGAAGTAGCGTTTACCGTTCGTGACGATTGGCAAGATCGCGGGGTAGGTTCCATCTTATTCGCACGCCTTATCGAAACCGCTCGCCAAATGCGGATCACCGGTTTTGACGCCTATGTTCAATGGGATAATCACCGAATGCTCCACATCTTCATGGAAAGCGGTTACGAAATCAGCAGCCGCCTAGAAGGCGATCAATACTTATTGAAAATGAGCTTTGAAAAGAAACGCCAAGTCCCTCCCGAATCAAACAAACACGGAGCGGAGTAAGGGAACAGTTTACATATCATTTGAAATTTACTCAGGCAATTAGGCTCAAAGACATATAGCCTTTGATGGCGGGAGTTTAAGATGAGACCGAATCAGGCCAAATATTCCTCCCATATGTTGACTATCAGCCTAAGCATCTTAAACTCAGGTATGGGATATGTGCGGGCAAGGCAGTGATTAGGGTAGAATATCTCCCGTCTAACGATTTTTAATCATTGCAGACCTTTTTGATCCCAATGATTTCAGTTCAACCTTCTGGCTCGTATGCTAATAGTAACGAATTGGGACGCGAGGTTGGGCATCGACAGCCTGTTCGATCGGAATGATCCGATCATCGGGGTTAACATGGTCCGGTAGGAGGACAATAGATATGAAAGTAATATTAACGCACAACGTGCCCAAACTGGGCAAAGATGGCGATGTCATCACTGTCGCAGACGGTTATGCACGCAACTATCTGCTTCCACGCAGTCTGGCAAAAGTAGCCGATGCAAGCAACATGAAGTCTCTATTAAAAAGACTATCAGTATTAGAGCGAAAAGCGGAAACGATTAAAGCTAACGCAGCAGAAATGGCAGGAAAGCTTGAAGGTCAATCGATTACCGTCAAAGCAAAGACTGGTAAGAATTCGACCAAACTTTTTGGCACAATCACTGCCAATGATATTGCAG is from bacterium and encodes:
- a CDS encoding GNAT family N-acetyltransferase gives rise to the protein MAKSMNPRFVEQYQKKLTTPEQAIREIRPGQRIFIGSNCAEPLALVEALTLRGDTLEDNEILHILRLGVTPSTEEKFVDRFRSNVFFIGANLRKAVARGTADYTPVFLSEIPALLRSGQLPIDTALIQVSPPDEHGYCSYGVSVDIVKAAAESARFVVAEVNPQMPRTLGNSFIHINEIDRFVESNHPILSVVQEKADEIAMNIGKNIADLIEDGSTIQMGIGTIPDAILHFLDGKEDLGVHTEMFSDGLLKVIENGIVTCRKKTLHPYKVIASFAMGSPELYASIDNNPFFEFHPTEYTNDPFIIAQNDKMVAINSAIEVDLTGQVCADSIGTYFYSGIGGQVDFIRGSARSRGGKPVIALPSTAKNGAKSRIVASLSPGAGVVTTRGDVHYVVTEFGIAYLHGKSIRERALSLINIAHPQFREELLDQAKELHFIYQDQPEAPLVTRYPNEFITKDILEDGIEVTVRPVRGTDEPLMKAFFYKLSKETVYRRFHAQMKAMPHRAMKDMIDVDYKDRMALSATVGELGKEEIVGVGRFYRNPSNNFAEVAFTVRDDWQDRGVGSILFARLIETARQMRITGFDAYVQWDNHRMLHIFMESGYEISSRLEGDQYLLKMSFEKKRQVPPESNKHGAE
- the rplI gene encoding 50S ribosomal protein L9: MKVILTHNVPKLGKDGDVITVADGYARNYLLPRSLAKVADASNMKSLLKRLSVLERKAETIKANAAEMAGKLEGQSITVKAKTGKNSTKLFGTITANDIADAIKQQYKLDVDKRRIALPDPIKTTGEHEVSIHFHQDVDTKLKVVVESLAE